A genomic window from Periweissella cryptocerci includes:
- a CDS encoding helix-turn-helix transcriptional regulator — protein MNKNLDLGKNIKYLREKRELTQEQLGDELGYSGQTISNWENVVKVPRRKTLKKLAQFFQIEVIQLTSKQMFESELLMPLTESQLEIARMIIPNNTQTEMRLDIARMIDPNASPEELERLKAAIVTFHAKYG, from the coding sequence ATGAACAAAAATTTAGATTTAGGAAAAAATATTAAGTACCTTCGTGAAAAGAGAGAATTAACACAAGAACAACTAGGAGACGAACTTGGTTATTCTGGTCAAACAATTTCCAATTGGGAAAACGTTGTTAAGGTTCCAAGAAGGAAAACACTAAAAAAATTAGCGCAATTCTTTCAAATTGAAGTTATTCAATTAACATCTAAGCAAATGTTTGAATCAGAACTACTCATGCCTTTAACAGAATCTCAGTTAGAAATTGCCAGAATGATTATTCCAAACAATACTCAAACTGAAATGCGATTAGACATTGCCAGAATGATTGATCCAAACGCTAGTCCTGAAGAATTAGAGCGTCTCAAGGCTGCGATTGTAACATTTCATGCTAAATATGGATGA
- a CDS encoding class A sortase, translating into MFFQSSKQTRMGTRGIRIKSRRRRRLIPIIVAVLLVIFAGISTVWSLHPEYFQGRLNQSIVMAEAKRHPFVSEGKGKYLTNVDMPTWGELGKLRKDDSGLRLRAYIAVPKLRIELPIYQGTTKYTLAMGAGTMKGKHDGILNEADVLGASNYALSGHNMADYLTYFSPFQRHIMGTSLEGFNIYVTDGKYVYKYKHTAKYIVNNDGEASEWIKNTKATDINPVITLVTCFEQAPYWTHARKRIIIRGDFLKKYDLNKQNAKKLFNISPDLVK; encoded by the coding sequence ATGTTTTTTCAAAGCTCAAAACAAACAAGAATGGGAACACGAGGCATACGTATTAAATCTCGACGAAGGAGGCGCTTAATTCCAATTATTGTTGCCGTATTGTTGGTGATTTTTGCTGGAATATCAACTGTGTGGTCATTACATCCTGAGTACTTTCAAGGTCGGTTAAATCAAAGTATTGTAATGGCTGAAGCTAAACGTCATCCTTTTGTGAGTGAAGGAAAGGGTAAATATCTAACTAACGTTGATATGCCAACATGGGGAGAATTAGGTAAACTTCGCAAGGACGATTCTGGTTTACGGTTGCGCGCATATATAGCTGTTCCAAAATTACGAATTGAATTACCAATTTATCAGGGAACTACTAAGTACACCCTGGCAATGGGCGCTGGTACAATGAAAGGAAAGCACGATGGGATATTAAATGAAGCTGATGTTCTAGGTGCCTCTAACTATGCGCTTTCTGGACATAATATGGCTGATTACCTGACTTATTTTAGTCCATTTCAACGACATATTATGGGAACGTCCCTCGAGGGGTTCAATATATATGTAACAGATGGGAAGTATGTATATAAATATAAACATACGGCAAAATATATTGTTAATAATGATGGTGAAGCTAGTGAGTGGATTAAGAATACGAAAGCGACAGATATTAATCCAGTTATTACCCTGGTAACGTGCTTTGAACAGGCACCATACTGGACACACGCACGTAAACGAATTATTATCCGTGGTGACTTTTTGAAAAAGTATGATTTAAATAAGCAAAATGCAAAAAAGCTTTTTAACATTTCACCTGATTTGGTGAAATAA
- a CDS encoding DUF2834 domain-containing protein yields the protein MLDIITSTLFSKFPELSQHILASDPFTKTTTLLQTWTGRAQVILTVGSVLAAVVTAIVYIFSGDEGKRKVRKHWLAIAVAIIVGFSAAVAISFLQTQVSS from the coding sequence ATGTTAGATATTATTACTTCAACACTATTCTCAAAGTTTCCTGAATTGAGTCAACATATTTTGGCGAGCGATCCGTTCACAAAAACTACGACTTTGTTGCAAACGTGGACAGGTCGCGCTCAAGTTATTTTAACCGTTGGTTCAGTGTTAGCTGCGGTTGTAACCGCAATTGTCTATATATTTTCAGGCGACGAAGGTAAGCGTAAAGTTCGGAAACACTGGTTAGCTATTGCCGTAGCTATTATCGTTGGATTTAGCGCGGCAGTCGCAATCTCATTCTTACAAACACAAGTTTCGTCTTGA
- a CDS encoding phage tail tape measure protein yields the protein MSKGVAINDRFFFKIGSGMWSGLTEKKVNNLTDEEVKAVVLEANDVQRQANLTPMDDSSPYIGIAALESFIGVLRKRFLPNKTIILKNLSIVENYTVKGVHKRSFRPELVFELLDVEINSDFVNLTKTIFESLFNLDASNYDYDTRLEEAQDIEKSLVASMGSSYPIVEYPSLEIFNRDIEKNNIELYYSLGVHGDSIDDEEYNRNDYSADVTDSTVTNSNPLADNDTESDLNARSDSNSSSHDDSDDEDNIFDLVPETPSVSAEKISVVLDDKEAGSTKVGKSLSLPVKDIKLIDPLVHNVTLNFKKFEIDDSDLSKYSPGADGAMDALLNERKKQLNVVISQAEEIATVEIIKNLAAQRKTFEDNLSNKITDMLAKNEFYDVLQKQISEESKDEIARRSNAANQAFMNELAEQTAIEDDRHKQAIAKLKQVADSSIQISNDKIIADVNHSMADEFKKREAQKLKENADLEADLTQESRKYADQAIIKNRTALVSSFEASSSDLYKKLNNDLQDFSSQVHENEAGAISNRRFELDARQRIEEFQKYVADVRQKSDDLVSKNQKQADRIAELEAEKADWLRTKMSLDKSNSGEGVLKDSIGLLTATTLANLQKDETSNISQDTNSVQTRAKQFHVKNWQKVSMGAVLLLLIGGGIGVKSAIDTSNKQHQVALTKNKKQLNLLQKAQSDMSKQASSTKAELDDTKANYDKAQSKVSDLTDELKKSKEKPPVVTSDENKFTALDQSLEAGSTVIYERKFAGKDLVTESRTLAVGKLFLDTGATTSAKMVAYTNEGHNTQLLNLIDSKK from the coding sequence ATGAGCAAGGGTGTAGCAATTAACGACCGATTCTTTTTTAAGATTGGGTCTGGTATGTGGAGTGGTTTAACTGAAAAAAAAGTAAATAATTTAACGGATGAAGAAGTTAAAGCTGTAGTACTTGAAGCCAATGATGTTCAGCGACAAGCTAATTTAACACCAATGGATGATTCTAGTCCGTATATTGGTATTGCTGCATTAGAATCATTTATTGGCGTGTTGCGTAAACGTTTTTTACCCAATAAAACTATTATTTTAAAAAATTTATCAATTGTTGAGAATTATACGGTTAAAGGTGTACATAAACGTTCTTTCCGTCCAGAATTGGTTTTTGAACTGTTGGACGTGGAAATTAATAGCGATTTTGTAAATTTAACTAAAACAATTTTTGAGAGTTTATTTAATCTTGACGCTTCTAATTATGATTACGACACTCGATTAGAAGAAGCTCAGGATATTGAAAAATCATTAGTTGCTAGTATGGGGTCTAGTTACCCAATTGTTGAGTATCCAAGTTTAGAAATCTTCAATCGTGATATTGAGAAGAATAATATTGAATTGTATTATTCGTTGGGTGTACATGGTGATTCAATTGATGATGAAGAATATAATCGTAATGATTATTCGGCTGACGTCACTGATAGCACTGTAACGAATTCTAATCCATTAGCAGATAATGACACCGAAAGTGATTTAAATGCTCGTAGCGATTCTAATAGTAGTTCTCACGACGATTCTGATGATGAAGATAATATTTTTGACCTTGTTCCTGAAACTCCGTCTGTTTCTGCCGAAAAAATAAGTGTGGTGTTAGATGATAAAGAAGCGGGAAGTACGAAAGTTGGTAAATCATTGAGTTTACCGGTGAAGGACATAAAGTTAATTGATCCTTTAGTTCATAATGTTACTTTGAATTTTAAGAAGTTTGAGATTGATGATTCTGATTTAAGTAAATACAGCCCTGGGGCTGATGGTGCAATGGACGCACTTTTAAATGAACGTAAGAAGCAGTTAAACGTTGTCATTAGTCAAGCTGAAGAAATTGCTACTGTTGAAATTATTAAGAACTTAGCTGCTCAACGAAAGACTTTTGAAGATAATTTGTCTAATAAAATTACTGATATGTTAGCTAAAAATGAATTTTATGATGTATTGCAAAAACAAATTTCTGAAGAGTCAAAAGATGAGATTGCAAGACGTTCTAATGCTGCTAATCAAGCATTTATGAATGAGCTTGCTGAACAGACGGCTATTGAAGATGACCGTCACAAACAGGCTATTGCAAAGTTAAAACAAGTTGCGGATTCATCAATTCAGATTAGTAACGATAAAATAATTGCTGATGTTAATCACTCAATGGCAGATGAGTTTAAAAAGCGTGAAGCCCAAAAGCTGAAAGAAAATGCTGATTTAGAGGCTGATTTAACTCAGGAAAGTCGGAAATATGCTGACCAAGCTATTATAAAAAATCGAACTGCACTTGTTAGTTCGTTTGAAGCTAGTTCCAGTGATTTGTATAAAAAGTTGAATAATGACTTGCAAGATTTTTCTTCACAGGTTCATGAAAATGAAGCTGGGGCTATTAGTAACCGACGTTTTGAACTTGACGCGCGTCAGCGCATTGAAGAATTTCAAAAGTATGTAGCTGATGTGCGGCAAAAATCTGATGACCTGGTATCGAAAAATCAGAAACAAGCTGACCGTATTGCTGAACTTGAAGCTGAAAAAGCCGATTGGTTACGTACTAAAATGAGTTTGGACAAGTCAAATAGCGGTGAAGGAGTTCTTAAAGATTCAATTGGTTTATTAACTGCTACGACATTAGCAAATTTACAAAAAGATGAAACATCTAATATATCTCAAGATACTAATTCAGTTCAAACGAGGGCAAAGCAGTTTCATGTGAAAAATTGGCAAAAGGTTAGTATGGGCGCTGTCTTATTATTGTTGATTGGTGGTGGTATTGGTGTTAAGTCTGCAATTGATACTAGTAACAAGCAACATCAAGTTGCCCTGACCAAAAACAAGAAACAATTAAACCTTCTTCAAAAAGCACAATCAGATATGAGTAAACAAGCTTCTAGTACTAAAGCAGAACTTGACGATACAAAAGCTAATTATGACAAAGCTCAATCAAAAGTATCTGATTTAACAGATGAGTTAAAAAAATCTAAGGAAAAACCGCCAGTTGTAACGTCAGATGAGAATAAGTTTACGGCATTGGATCAAAGTCTTGAGGCTGGTTCTACGGTTATCTATGAACGCAAATTCGCTGGCAAAGATTTGGTTACTGAATCGCGTACTTTGGCTGTAGGCAAGCTTTTTTTAGATACTGGTGCAACTACTTCAGCAAAAATGGTTGCGTATACGAATGAAGGTCACAACACTCAGTTGCTGAATCTCATAGACTCAAAAAAATAG
- a CDS encoding Fic family protein, with protein MVDYTQIDKLKVQMYSYRSLDSEQAKIVWQNYRVEESHASTWLEGNTLTLSETRVALEQGITISEKPIKDYLEVVNFSQALDYMAELATNPDEVFNEQIIKDINRLVYKSTEKPGETAGQYRDVPVVVGFHTPPAPILVPDLMRSFVEWVNTDGQKLHSVELASEIHQRFVTIHPFVNGNGRTARLLMNFQLTKSGYLPISIKPDEASRKLYNDTLYMTQATENASHEPMNQLVANIVEDTLRERVELLSRYDANFEVNRKEREEREKRLSRFIGKKNSKKDMHR; from the coding sequence TTGGTTGATTATACTCAAATTGATAAGTTAAAGGTACAAATGTATTCGTATCGTTCTTTAGATTCTGAACAAGCTAAGATTGTTTGGCAAAATTACCGGGTTGAGGAATCTCACGCCTCAACATGGCTTGAAGGAAACACACTAACTTTAAGTGAAACGAGAGTAGCTTTAGAACAAGGAATTACAATTTCGGAAAAACCAATCAAAGACTATTTAGAAGTTGTTAATTTTAGTCAAGCGTTAGATTATATGGCGGAGTTAGCTACTAATCCAGATGAAGTGTTTAATGAACAAATAATAAAAGATATTAATCGGTTGGTTTATAAATCGACAGAAAAGCCTGGTGAGACGGCTGGACAATATCGTGATGTGCCAGTTGTCGTCGGGTTTCATACACCGCCTGCACCAATCCTTGTGCCCGATTTAATGCGTAGCTTTGTCGAATGGGTTAATACAGATGGTCAAAAATTACATTCTGTTGAATTAGCTAGTGAGATACATCAGCGGTTTGTTACGATACATCCTTTTGTCAATGGTAATGGACGTACTGCTCGGCTGCTGATGAATTTTCAGTTAACTAAATCGGGGTATTTACCTATCTCGATTAAACCTGATGAAGCTTCGCGAAAATTGTACAACGACACCTTGTATATGACGCAAGCCACAGAAAATGCAAGTCATGAGCCAATGAATCAGTTGGTTGCTAACATCGTTGAGGATACATTACGTGAGCGCGTTGAACTGTTAAGTAGGTATGACGCTAATTTTGAAGTTAACCGTAAAGAACGTGAAGAACGTGAAAAACGATTAAGTAGATTTATTGGTAAAAAAAATTCCAAAAAGGATATGCACCGGTGA
- a CDS encoding pLS20_p028 family conjugation system transmembrane protein, with translation MFNYSNFFNLLASASSPPSASDWTDTANKGLAYLFGIGDGKPSGAVVDFYEQWNGYLNFSSGFFSIFRKLLGILAIGLWELVSAIESAFNALFKLTGFTDITQITEFNSWYSYFWAFGLVLGLFILVMMIAFSVFGKPLKYKSILQNLVIGCLVCTVLPTTVNSVISAVGTDAVNFSKSGSSLADQVVLQNVTDMVVVAGNNWKVYDNGNLISPDLIDGQVAIQPDQNLETNNKAGVTDSSDVLALLQQSGDLISNSGDNNMVGMINKKHDSAGAPFANAYKAGMGAIKNPTTMTNEGTMKFTKIFDSYYPRYKINWIGIYAQLIIFAVFFVSMGIRLVKSLFNIVVIEIVAPIALFLDTRDNRHLKEITTQILGAIASIWGEILVIRILNQFFSVAPGMIAGQANLGIIGNLFVTIMLYAGGILAAFQGVSYIEKLTGVSQSQGESLAGTMAGAGLLMRGGGSVMTATSSIANSVSRGASNIAKGIGGAFQAAKSPGQTAKAVAGGIKDSATAPFKEGAESVRNWGSGSEGGIDTSAPGEATVADGVTNVASDTAGNENSQSNTQNNNENQNNDVDENAQNSATDSNTLNRETKEEQQNGVQPESETNGEGQATGIKDDRNSSDVNQPSNAINSGIQGKPENMGIPSSENGQFNRNSQSDSGNMPNSNQTDFNSKTSQSPNNLSGNNGKGGISDSDKNLNSGREGISTQRGNNSNASRNSGIRSERGSIQSQQASYDSLRHNSGSSIDRSSSIKSSSSYIDHSPSSVQNHRPIGEGMRNVGMSLQNQSQNFNKMSQGTHIQGENELMEHQDED, from the coding sequence TTGTTTAATTATTCTAATTTTTTTAATTTGTTAGCTAGCGCTAGTTCGCCGCCAAGTGCTAGTGATTGGACAGATACGGCTAACAAAGGTCTTGCATATCTTTTTGGGATAGGCGATGGAAAACCATCAGGTGCGGTGGTTGATTTTTACGAACAATGGAATGGTTACTTAAATTTTAGTAGCGGTTTTTTTAGTATTTTTAGAAAGCTTTTAGGGATACTTGCGATTGGTTTGTGGGAATTGGTATCGGCGATAGAAAGTGCATTTAATGCACTTTTTAAATTAACTGGTTTTACTGATATTACACAGATAACAGAGTTCAATTCTTGGTACTCCTATTTTTGGGCGTTTGGCTTAGTACTTGGATTGTTTATTTTAGTTATGATGATAGCTTTCAGTGTGTTCGGTAAACCCTTGAAATATAAAAGCATACTTCAAAACTTGGTAATTGGGTGTCTTGTATGTACTGTGTTGCCAACCACAGTGAACTCAGTAATTTCTGCTGTTGGAACTGACGCAGTTAATTTTTCAAAGTCTGGTTCTAGTTTAGCTGACCAGGTTGTTTTGCAGAATGTGACGGACATGGTTGTTGTTGCGGGTAACAATTGGAAAGTTTATGACAATGGAAATCTTATTAGTCCTGACTTGATTGATGGTCAAGTTGCTATACAACCTGATCAAAATCTTGAAACTAATAATAAAGCTGGTGTTACTGATTCAAGTGATGTTTTAGCTTTACTTCAGCAGTCTGGTGATTTAATTTCCAATAGTGGTGATAACAATATGGTTGGAATGATTAATAAAAAGCATGATTCCGCTGGTGCACCGTTTGCAAATGCTTATAAAGCGGGTATGGGGGCGATTAAAAATCCAACAACTATGACAAACGAAGGAACGATGAAATTTACTAAAATTTTTGATTCGTATTATCCTAGATACAAAATCAATTGGATTGGTATTTACGCTCAATTAATTATTTTTGCAGTTTTCTTTGTGTCGATGGGAATTAGGTTGGTAAAATCACTGTTTAATATTGTTGTTATTGAAATTGTAGCTCCAATTGCTTTGTTTCTTGATACTCGTGATAACCGGCACTTGAAAGAAATTACAACTCAAATATTGGGCGCAATAGCTTCAATTTGGGGTGAAATTTTAGTCATTCGTATTTTGAATCAATTTTTCTCAGTTGCACCTGGTATGATAGCAGGTCAAGCTAACCTCGGGATTATTGGTAATTTGTTCGTTACAATTATGCTTTATGCGGGTGGTATATTAGCTGCATTCCAAGGCGTTTCATATATTGAAAAACTTACTGGTGTAAGTCAATCACAAGGTGAGTCTCTAGCTGGAACGATGGCTGGTGCCGGCTTGTTAATGCGAGGTGGTGGTTCAGTTATGACGGCTACTAGCAGCATTGCTAATTCAGTTTCTCGTGGAGCGTCTAATATTGCTAAGGGAATTGGTGGAGCATTTCAAGCTGCTAAATCTCCTGGGCAGACTGCTAAGGCAGTTGCTGGTGGTATTAAGGACTCTGCTACTGCTCCTTTTAAGGAGGGGGCTGAGTCGGTTAGAAATTGGGGTTCGGGATCTGAAGGTGGAATTGATACTAGTGCACCAGGTGAGGCTACTGTAGCTGATGGTGTTACCAACGTAGCTAGTGATACTGCTGGTAACGAAAATAGCCAAAGCAATACTCAGAATAATAATGAAAATCAAAATAATGATGTTGATGAAAATGCACAAAACAGTGCTACTGATTCTAATACGCTTAATCGTGAGACTAAGGAAGAACAACAAAATGGGGTTCAACCTGAAAGCGAAACGAATGGAGAGGGTCAAGCTACTGGAATTAAAGATGACAGAAATAGTAGTGATGTAAATCAACCAAGTAATGCAATTAATTCGGGAATCCAAGGAAAACCCGAAAATATGGGTATTCCAAGTAGTGAAAATGGACAGTTTAATCGAAATTCGCAATCTGATTCTGGCAACATGCCTAACAGTAACCAAACTGATTTTAATTCTAAAACATCTCAATCGCCTAATAACCTTTCAGGTAATAACGGTAAGGGTGGGATTAGTGATTCTGATAAAAATCTGAATTCAGGTCGTGAAGGTATTTCGACTCAACGTGGTAATAACTCGAATGCAAGCCGTAATAGCGGAATTAGATCTGAACGTGGTAGTATTCAATCGCAACAAGCTTCATACGATAGTTTGAGACACAATTCGGGCTCGTCCATTGACCGTTCAAGTTCAATTAAATCTAGTTCTAGTTACATTGATCATAGTCCAAGTTCAGTTCAAAACCATCGACCTATAGGTGAAGGTATGCGAAATGTTGGTATGTCACTTCAAAATCAAAGCCAGAATTTTAATAAAATGTCCCAAGGGACACATATTCAAGGTGAAAATGAACTGATGGAACATCAAGATGAAGATTAA
- a CDS encoding Fic family protein, which yields MTITRGEFQDIVAETNILKPEYALNTLVRMAHHSSAIEGNTLSLSDTISVLVDEMTPNGSKSLRELYEVANHREAMGDVLNKIASGEPMDLNFIKLIQFDLVNHIRDDAGEFKTQQNIVLGANFIPATPGETPFRLMQWVDNYNYQLENVSDEFFPSVVAQQHIDFEKIHPFPDGNGRTGRMLLLYATLKRLQNPVIIEVNQRNEYINLLKNEDSENLGKMIVNSVINESIIKSSFDLPQQGVNNTLNNNEHFSGTKASSKKPKR from the coding sequence ATGACTATTACGCGTGGTGAGTTTCAAGACATCGTTGCAGAAACAAATATTTTAAAACCAGAATATGCTTTAAATACGCTTGTCCGTATGGCTCATCACTCAAGCGCAATTGAAGGAAATACGTTATCGCTGAGTGATACTATTTCTGTGCTTGTTGATGAAATGACTCCTAACGGATCGAAGTCTTTACGTGAGTTGTATGAAGTTGCTAATCACCGTGAGGCGATGGGAGATGTGTTGAATAAGATTGCTTCTGGTGAACCTATGGATTTGAATTTTATTAAATTAATTCAGTTTGATTTGGTAAATCATATTCGTGATGACGCTGGTGAGTTTAAGACGCAGCAAAATATCGTGTTGGGAGCGAATTTTATACCTGCCACTCCCGGTGAGACCCCATTTCGGTTAATGCAGTGGGTTGATAATTATAATTACCAGTTAGAAAATGTTAGTGATGAGTTTTTTCCAAGCGTAGTTGCTCAACAGCATATTGATTTTGAAAAAATTCATCCATTCCCCGATGGAAATGGGCGAACAGGTAGAATGTTATTACTTTACGCAACTTTGAAAAGACTTCAAAATCCTGTAATTATAGAAGTGAATCAAAGAAACGAATATATCAATTTATTGAAAAATGAAGATTCTGAAAATTTAGGCAAAATGATTGTTAACTCCGTTATTAATGAATCAATAATTAAATCTAGTTTTGATTTACCACAACAAGGTGTTAACAATACGTTGAATAATAATGAACATTTCAGTGGTACAAAAGCTAGCTCCAAAAAGCCTAAAAGGTAA